Proteins encoded in a region of the Bombyx mori chromosome 23, ASM3026992v2 genome:
- the LOC732865 gene encoding 4-nitrophenylphosphatase translates to MGIESKHLLDLSVEDLHKFLDSFDHVLSDCDGVIWTQDSLPRVGEFFKQMKKRGKTVNFVSNNSLRSRANYEAQFKAASIDNGFESLIIPSIAVAEYLKSVTFNKTVYCVTCTETKRVLEAHGFKCKEGPDLGPEYYGEYIQYLEDDEEIGAVVFDSDFKINLPKMYRAITYLKRPEVLFINGATDRMVPMKTGLLGLGTGVFTDLVTVEVKREPVLLGKPGRVFGEFAMKRAGITDPSRVLFIGDMIAQDVSLGKAVGFNTLLVLTNTTKEEMLSHTIRPDYYAASLGSIVPLIQ, encoded by the exons ATGGGTATTGAATCTAAACATTTATTAGATTTAAGTGTTGAAGACTTGCATAAATTTCTAGATTCCTTCGACCATGTCCTCTCCGATTGCGATG GTGTTATATGGACTCAAGATTCTTTGCCGCGAGTCGGAGAGTTCTTTAAACAGATGAAGAAACGCGGGAAGACAGTAAATTTCGTTTCCAATAACAGCCTTCGATCCAGAGCAAATTATGAAGCTCAATTCAAAGCAGCCAGCATCGACAACGGCTTT GAGAGCCTGATCATTCCATCTATCGCAGTGGCAGAGTACCTTAAATCAGTTACATTCAATAAAACTGTTTACTGTGTAACCTGTACTGAGACCAAAAGAGTCTTAGAAGCTCACGGATTCAAATGCAAGGAAGGT CCAGATCTAGGGCCGGAGTACTATGGCGAATACATCCAGTATTTAGAAGACGATGAAGAGATAGGAGCCGTCGTTTTTGACAGCGACTTTAAGATAAACTTGCCGAAAATGTACCGAGCCATAACCTACCTGAAAAGACCTGAGGTCCTCTTCATAAATGGGGCGACTGATAGGATGGTGCCCATGAAAACTGGTCTTTTGGGTTTAG GGACGGGAGTTTTTACAGATCTGGttacggtagaagtgaaacgaGAGCCCGTGCTGCTTGGGAAGCCAGGAAGGGTTTTCGGTGAATTCGCTATGAAGCGAGCCGGCATCACCGATCCCAGTCGAGTTCTTTTTATCGGTGACAT gatcgCCCAAGATGTATCTCTAGGGAAAGCAGTTGGTTTCAACACTTTATTAGTTTTAACGAACACTACCAAAGAAGAAATGTTGTCACACACAATACGACCAGATTACTACGCGGCGTCTCTTGGTAGTATTGTGCCTCTAATTCAGTAA